One window of the Chryseobacterium camelliae genome contains the following:
- a CDS encoding L-threonylcarbamoyladenylate synthase: MAKVLKIYPDNPQEKLINEVITTLNNGGLIIYPSDTVYALGCNIFDIRAMEKLAQIKKMKLDKAQFSIICNDLSHLSDFTRPIDTSVFRFLKSHLPGPFTFILEANKSLPLAYKNHKTIGIRVPDHPIPQLIVEKLGHPIASTSIKDDDEIIEYSTDPELIAEKYEHLVDIVIDSGYGDNVASTIVDLTSGEPEIIRQGKGQI; this comes from the coding sequence ATGGCAAAAGTATTGAAAATTTATCCGGATAATCCACAGGAAAAGCTTATCAACGAAGTTATTACCACCCTGAATAACGGTGGTCTGATTATTTATCCATCAGACACTGTCTATGCGCTGGGCTGTAATATTTTTGACATCAGGGCTATGGAAAAGCTCGCCCAGATCAAAAAAATGAAGCTTGATAAAGCCCAGTTCTCTATCATCTGTAATGACCTGAGCCACCTGTCAGACTTTACCCGGCCCATTGACACGTCAGTTTTCCGTTTCCTAAAAAGCCACCTTCCGGGTCCGTTCACCTTTATCCTTGAAGCGAATAAGAGCCTTCCGCTGGCCTATAAAAACCATAAAACCATCGGCATCCGTGTTCCGGACCATCCGATTCCTCAGCTTATCGTAGAGAAGCTGGGCCATCCTATTGCCTCTACATCCATCAAGGATGATGATGAAATTATTGAATATTCCACAGATCCCGAGCTGATTGCTGAAAAATACGAGCACCTGGTGGATATTGTGATTGACTCAGGTTATGGAGATAATGTGGCTTCCACTATTGTAGACCTCACTTCCGGTGAACCTGAAATCATCAGACAGGGAAAAGGCCAGATTTAA
- a CDS encoding TIGR04139 family peptide modification target, translating into MKKLTGMKKSFSSLENKRLQNLKAITGGAASSRKAESNAGGQWDQDYYSDDTAGDWKWVGRHTLSFDAG; encoded by the coding sequence ATGAAAAAGTTAACAGGAATGAAGAAAAGTTTTTCTTCGTTAGAGAACAAGAGATTGCAAAATCTGAAAGCGATTACAGGAGGAGCGGCAAGTTCAAGAAAGGCAGAATCCAATGCAGGAGGACAGTGGGATCAGGATTATTATAGTGATGATACTGCCGGTGATTGGAAATGGGTAGGAAGACATACTCTGTCATTTGATGCGGGATAG
- the yaaA gene encoding peroxide stress protein YaaA — MKIITSPAKLMNTEYSSGLLKPTAPRFIEQAEEIQSYLREKSPKYLSELMEISSKLADENWERNQNWKAKPSAKESAPALYAFTGEVYRGLDAQSLDQNAVDYLQKNYRILSGLYGLLRPSDKVMLYRLEMGRPFSFESYKNLYAVWTETVTAQLKSEMKKGEFLLNLASNEYGKVVNRKMLDRPVVDVEFYQLKEGKLKTIVVYTKHARGMMARFCAQTNAKTLNDVKAFNYEGYLIDEEKSTDNKLVFVR, encoded by the coding sequence ATGAAAATTATAACATCCCCTGCCAAATTAATGAATACGGAGTATTCTTCAGGCCTGCTGAAGCCTACTGCACCGCGTTTCATCGAACAGGCAGAAGAGATACAGTCCTATCTTCGCGAGAAATCCCCGAAATACCTTTCTGAGCTCATGGAAATCTCTTCCAAGCTGGCAGACGAAAATTGGGAAAGAAATCAGAACTGGAAGGCCAAACCTTCTGCAAAAGAATCCGCTCCGGCTTTATATGCGTTTACAGGAGAGGTTTACAGAGGCCTTGATGCCCAATCATTAGATCAGAATGCAGTGGATTACCTCCAGAAAAACTACCGGATCCTTTCCGGACTGTACGGATTGCTGAGACCGTCCGATAAAGTAATGCTATACCGGCTGGAAATGGGAAGGCCGTTCAGTTTTGAATCTTATAAAAACCTGTATGCCGTATGGACGGAGACTGTAACGGCTCAGCTGAAATCCGAAATGAAAAAAGGGGAATTTTTGCTGAACCTGGCCAGCAACGAGTATGGCAAAGTAGTAAACCGTAAGATGCTGGACCGTCCGGTAGTTGATGTAGAATTTTACCAGCTGAAGGAAGGCAAGCTTAAAACCATTGTCGTATACACCAAACATGCACGGGGAATGATGGCAAGGTTCTGTGCGCAAACCAATGCCAAAACGCTGAATGATGTCAAAGCATTCAACTATGAAGGTTACCTGATTGATGAAGAGAAGTCCACCGACAACAAACTGGTTTTTGTACGATAG
- a CDS encoding sigma-70 family RNA polymerase sigma factor: MDDLETLSKKLVPYAYNILMNIDDSQDVIQDILIKFNEKDVGLISNQNAYLIKAVINQSINLKRKKDRERQHKITLPEPMVTNQGESKIESDEILSYSMLVLIDALNAKERAVFLLKEAFGYGHDEIAEILTVSIDNSRQLLTRAKKKLKSRKPYDMITSPKKDKKYIEKYVETIRKGDVKALEQMLADEVQVIADGGNKLTVVAQFTSGIKDTIKLMTYLYEYYQKDFEIKIEEINHQPALLFYKDTTLINCQVFEFNPDGKIAHIFSVIDPDKLMRI, translated from the coding sequence ATGGACGATCTGGAAACATTGAGCAAAAAACTAGTTCCCTATGCTTATAATATATTAATGAATATTGACGACAGCCAAGACGTCATTCAGGATATATTGATAAAATTTAATGAAAAGGATGTTGGTTTAATATCCAATCAGAATGCATATTTAATAAAAGCAGTCATTAACCAATCAATAAACTTAAAGAGGAAAAAAGACAGGGAAAGGCAGCACAAAATCACGTTGCCCGAACCCATGGTTACCAATCAGGGCGAAAGTAAAATTGAGTCAGATGAAATACTCAGTTATTCAATGCTTGTTTTGATCGACGCTTTAAATGCAAAAGAAAGGGCTGTTTTCCTGCTCAAAGAAGCTTTCGGTTACGGGCACGATGAAATTGCTGAAATACTAACCGTTTCCATAGACAATTCACGGCAGTTGCTAACCAGGGCCAAGAAGAAACTGAAATCGAGGAAGCCGTATGATATGATAACCTCTCCGAAAAAAGATAAAAAATATATAGAGAAATATGTAGAAACCATTCGTAAAGGTGACGTCAAAGCTTTGGAACAAATGCTGGCAGACGAAGTGCAGGTTATAGCAGACGGTGGAAATAAATTAACTGTTGTGGCTCAATTCACTTCCGGAATTAAGGACACCATTAAGCTCATGACTTATCTTTATGAATACTATCAGAAGGATTTTGAAATCAAGATCGAAGAAATAAATCATCAGCCTGCATTATTGTTTTACAAAGACACGACATTGATCAACTGTCAGGTATTCGAATTTAATCCGGACGGAAAAATTGCCCATATTTTTTCTGTTATTGACCCCGATAAACTCATGAGAATTTAA
- the prmC gene encoding peptide chain release factor N(5)-glutamine methyltransferase, whose amino-acid sequence MTIADFKKFFKAELTEQYSDSEIKFLCTVFVQKTVGFNPYLQRRFSDQELLISDQEELLHAVAGLKSGRPYQHVLGETEFFGMTFSVNEHVLIPRPETEELLDLAVKAISRSSLNLQGMKILDIGTGSGVIPLVLKKYFPESDVTSVDFSEKALETARRNALHHKLAINFIHADYLNFELNRNFDIIISNPPYIGIDEKDDIADSVKGFEPEMALFSPTSDALIFYRKIAEDSSKHLNPGGLLFLEINQKLGPETYGLYTDHFSEVQLIKDLSGNDRFITGIR is encoded by the coding sequence ATGACGATTGCAGATTTTAAAAAGTTTTTTAAGGCAGAACTGACCGAGCAGTATTCGGATTCGGAAATCAAGTTCCTGTGTACTGTTTTTGTCCAGAAGACGGTAGGGTTCAATCCGTACCTGCAGAGAAGGTTTTCAGATCAGGAACTGCTGATTTCAGATCAGGAAGAACTGCTTCATGCCGTAGCCGGATTAAAATCCGGTCGTCCTTATCAGCATGTGCTTGGGGAAACCGAGTTTTTCGGAATGACTTTCTCCGTCAATGAGCATGTCCTGATTCCGCGTCCCGAAACGGAAGAGTTGCTGGATCTGGCTGTAAAGGCCATCAGCAGATCATCCCTGAATCTACAGGGTATGAAGATCCTGGATATCGGAACAGGAAGCGGTGTGATTCCTCTGGTCCTGAAAAAATACTTTCCGGAATCGGATGTAACCTCTGTTGACTTTTCTGAAAAAGCACTGGAAACCGCCCGGAGAAATGCTTTACACCATAAGCTGGCGATCAATTTTATCCATGCGGATTACCTGAATTTTGAGCTGAACCGGAACTTTGATATCATCATTTCCAATCCGCCGTATATCGGGATAGACGAAAAGGATGACATTGCTGATTCAGTGAAAGGGTTTGAGCCTGAAATGGCTCTTTTCTCTCCTACTTCCGATGCACTGATCTTTTACAGGAAGATCGCTGAAGATTCTTCAAAACACCTGAACCCGGGCGGACTGCTGTTTTTAGAGATCAACCAGAAACTGGGTCCGGAAACCTATGGATTGTATACAGATCACTTTTCCGAAGTCCAACTGATCAAAGACCTGTCAGGAAATGACCGGTTCATTACCGGAATCAGATAA
- a CDS encoding STAS/SEC14 domain-containing protein, with protein MLQPITTAPRNIAAFEASGEVTKEDFDRVIKIVDEKIEQEGELNYLLKLDTPLRNFTFAAWMNDAWLGIKNITKWNRCAIVTDKESVQKFTDMVSKIMIGEFRGYDQEEYNKAEHWVATGQDL; from the coding sequence ATGTTACAACCCATCACCACAGCCCCGAGGAATATTGCCGCATTTGAAGCATCCGGCGAAGTTACAAAAGAAGATTTTGACCGTGTGATCAAAATTGTTGATGAGAAAATAGAACAGGAAGGTGAACTGAACTATCTGCTGAAGCTTGATACGCCACTGAGAAACTTCACCTTTGCTGCCTGGATGAATGATGCCTGGCTTGGAATTAAGAATATCACCAAATGGAACCGGTGCGCAATTGTGACCGATAAAGAAAGTGTACAGAAGTTTACCGATATGGTCAGCAAGATAATGATCGGCGAATTCAGGGGATATGATCAAGAAGAATACAATAAGGCAGAACACTGGGTGGCAACGGGCCAGGATCTGTAA
- a CDS encoding DUF2945 domain-containing protein yields the protein MSNLKKGDMVRWNSSNGETHGKITAVHTKDFTFMDKQRRASEDEPQYEVMSEKTGKSAVHKASALKKM from the coding sequence ATGAGCAACCTGAAAAAAGGAGACATGGTAAGATGGAATTCCAGCAATGGTGAAACGCACGGCAAAATCACGGCTGTCCACACAAAGGATTTTACCTTTATGGATAAACAGAGGCGTGCTTCCGAAGATGAACCACAATATGAAGTCATGAGTGAAAAAACCGGTAAATCGGCCGTGCACAAAGCATCAGCACTTAAGAAAATGTAA
- the mph gene encoding Mph(E)/Mph(G) family macrolide 2'-phosphotransferase — MTIKDIQKLAYEHGLLLTEDIRFNEMGVDFKVGFAIDDKGQRWLLRIPRRDDMGEQIDLEKKILQLVKKYLSVQVPDWKIISPGLIAYPLIKEKPALTVDAETSHVVWNMAKDSPKYILSLAKALKQLHDIPEEAALKNHLKVMRPYDLRPEVDHQLQMVKSELGISRELESRYKKWLDDDTLWPDFTQFVHGDLYAGHVLTSEDGTVAGIIDWSTAHIGDPAIDFSGHMTVFGEESLKKLIKIYEDTGGRSWDKLFEHAVERAAASALAYGYFALKTNDNHHIMGAKAQLGIL, encoded by the coding sequence ATGACTATTAAAGATATTCAGAAACTTGCTTATGAGCATGGACTATTATTAACAGAAGATATAAGATTTAACGAAATGGGTGTCGACTTTAAAGTCGGTTTTGCCATAGATGATAAAGGACAACGGTGGTTACTCCGGATTCCCCGCCGCGATGACATGGGTGAACAGATTGATCTTGAGAAAAAAATTTTACAACTTGTCAAAAAATACCTGTCTGTACAGGTTCCCGATTGGAAAATTATATCTCCGGGCCTGATCGCCTATCCCCTTATCAAAGAAAAGCCTGCGCTCACCGTTGATGCTGAGACTTCTCATGTAGTCTGGAACATGGCTAAAGATAGCCCAAAGTACATACTATCATTAGCAAAAGCCCTGAAACAACTGCATGATATCCCAGAGGAAGCAGCATTAAAAAACCATCTGAAGGTCATGCGCCCATATGATTTAAGACCAGAGGTTGATCATCAGTTACAAATGGTAAAATCGGAGCTGGGAATAAGTCGTGAACTTGAATCCCGTTATAAAAAATGGTTGGATGACGACACCTTATGGCCGGATTTTACACAATTTGTGCACGGTGATTTATATGCAGGACACGTGCTTACCTCAGAGGATGGCACTGTTGCCGGAATTATTGACTGGTCAACAGCCCACATAGGTGACCCGGCGATTGATTTTTCCGGTCATATGACAGTCTTTGGCGAAGAAAGCCTTAAAAAATTAATCAAAATATATGAAGATACAGGTGGCAGAAGCTGGGACAAACTTTTCGAACATGCGGTAGAAAGAGCTGCTGCATCAGCATTAGCATATGGTTACTTCGCATTAAAAACCAATGACAACCATCACATTATGGGAGCGAAAGCTCAATTGGGTATACTTTAA
- the gwsG gene encoding grasp-with-spasm system ATP-grasp peptide maturase: MILIITKKNDISTLEVMKWLNRMDKPYTVIQEDEVFEIRILGKRLYLESQRNVFFTDDISSVWYRRGGIQFVRKQYDNPSVNIHMNEAQHWLEDYVMNALESKKHISKQRNSHVNKLLVLEKAQNTGLDVPAFYLAKNTEDVTPGKTITKSITGNVILECIDSESDGIMYTSVIDEKESDDFFISFFQEKIEKDFEIRSFYLDGRIWSMAIFSQNDEQTKTDFRKYNTENPNRNVPYKLPDHIEEKMIKLMQVLDLNCGSLDFIKTGDTYYFLEVNPVGQFGNISFDCNYMLEKEIADYL, encoded by the coding sequence ATGATATTGATTATAACTAAAAAAAATGACATAAGCACCTTGGAAGTAATGAAATGGCTCAACAGGATGGATAAACCCTACACTGTTATTCAGGAAGATGAAGTGTTTGAAATCAGGATCCTGGGAAAAAGACTGTATCTGGAAAGTCAGCGCAATGTATTTTTTACTGATGACATCAGCAGTGTCTGGTACAGAAGAGGGGGAATACAGTTCGTACGCAAACAATATGACAATCCATCCGTCAATATCCATATGAATGAAGCTCAGCACTGGCTTGAGGATTATGTTATGAATGCATTAGAATCTAAAAAGCACATCAGCAAACAGCGCAACAGCCATGTCAATAAACTTCTGGTCCTGGAAAAGGCACAAAATACCGGATTGGATGTTCCTGCCTTTTATCTTGCGAAAAATACAGAGGATGTAACGCCTGGTAAGACCATTACCAAATCGATTACCGGTAATGTAATCCTGGAATGCATAGATTCTGAGTCAGACGGCATTATGTATACTTCTGTGATTGATGAAAAAGAGAGTGACGACTTCTTCATATCCTTCTTTCAGGAAAAAATTGAGAAAGATTTTGAAATACGCTCCTTTTATTTAGACGGCAGAATATGGTCTATGGCCATTTTTTCACAAAATGATGAACAGACCAAGACAGATTTCAGGAAATACAATACAGAAAATCCGAACCGGAATGTCCCGTACAAGCTTCCGGATCATATTGAAGAAAAGATGATCAAACTGATGCAGGTCCTGGATCTAAACTGTGGTTCATTAGACTTTATCAAAACCGGAGACACTTATTACTTCCTGGAAGTGAATCCGGTGGGACAGTTCGGAAACATTTCATTCGACTGCAATTATATGCTTGAAAAGGAAATAGCAGATTACCTATAA
- the gwsS gene encoding grasp-with-spasm system SPASM domain peptide maturase, giving the protein MNYFNLFSNIMVTKGITRVLVSDLQRNTSELYPLELHELIEELKTTSVEEVLNHYDQESKVIVQDYLDFLLEKEFGFITQNGWDRNFPPLSYEYQDYNILSNIFVELDDMSILQSLKQSIENLEIRHLVIYCRRTLLLEELMQIDRMFSHAPLEGIEIFSQFHDAVDQHFIDTLNRNTARVYSLVFYSCGKAPFKDNDSLRFTVNFTDQALTISSCGKVNLDYFSTNLPKVLEAVNHNSCLHKKIGIDIHGHIKNCPAMPESYGNIKNTTLEEALKHQDFKKYWNLTKDHIDGCKDCEFRYICTDCRAFTERNHTDRNGLDTSKPLKCGYDPYTGTWEDWSTHPMKQNAIAHYGLLHKTKVS; this is encoded by the coding sequence ATGAATTACTTCAATTTATTCAGCAACATCATGGTCACAAAAGGGATCACCAGGGTTCTGGTTTCGGATCTTCAAAGGAACACTTCGGAACTGTACCCTCTTGAACTGCATGAGCTGATAGAAGAGCTGAAAACCACCTCTGTAGAGGAAGTCCTTAACCATTATGATCAGGAATCTAAAGTGATCGTACAGGATTACCTTGATTTTTTGCTGGAAAAAGAATTCGGCTTTATAACCCAAAACGGTTGGGACAGAAACTTTCCGCCCCTCTCTTATGAATATCAGGACTATAATATCCTGTCGAATATTTTTGTTGAACTGGATGACATGTCCATTCTTCAATCCCTGAAGCAATCCATAGAAAATCTTGAGATAAGGCATCTGGTCATTTACTGCCGAAGGACACTTCTGCTGGAAGAATTGATGCAGATTGACAGAATGTTTTCACACGCTCCTTTAGAGGGCATTGAGATTTTCTCGCAGTTTCATGATGCTGTAGACCAACATTTCATTGATACGCTCAACAGGAATACCGCAAGAGTGTATAGCCTGGTTTTTTACAGCTGTGGAAAAGCGCCGTTCAAAGATAATGACAGTTTAAGGTTTACGGTTAACTTTACCGATCAGGCCCTGACTATTTCATCGTGCGGAAAAGTAAACCTGGATTATTTCAGCACCAATCTTCCGAAAGTCCTGGAAGCCGTCAACCATAATTCCTGCCTTCACAAAAAAATAGGGATAGACATCCATGGCCATATTAAAAACTGCCCGGCTATGCCTGAAAGCTATGGCAACATCAAAAACACAACTTTGGAAGAAGCATTGAAACACCAGGATTTCAAAAAGTACTGGAACCTTACCAAAGATCATATTGACGGCTGCAAAGACTGTGAGTTCCGGTATATCTGTACAGACTGCAGGGCCTTTACGGAAAGAAACCATACCGACCGGAACGGACTGGATACGTCAAAACCGTTAAAATGCGGCTATGATCCTTATACAGGAACCTGGGAAGACTGGAGCACCCATCCGATGAAACAGAATGCAATTGCACATTACGGATTACTGCACAAAACAAAAGTCAGCTGA